Proteins from one Mycobacterium adipatum genomic window:
- the eccCa gene encoding type VII secretion protein EccCa, protein MTTKKFTPIIKRGPRLTPGEINITPPDDLGIDIPPSGIQKALPWVMGGGMLGMIAIMIFTGIRQLSPYMLMMPLMMIMATVGFMAGGGPGGKRVPEINADRKEYLRYLAGLRTRVTTSAAAQVTFFNYHAPHPEDLLSIIGTNRQWSRQANADFFAATRIGIGAEPAVDRLLKPAVGGELSGPSGAPQPHLEPVSHMWLIKFLRTHGLIHDCPKLVQLRTFPTIAIGGDAERAAELLTAMICHLAVFHPPDLMQIRVLTDNPEDPNWTWLKWLPHVQHQTDTDAAGPTRLVFTRPDGLSDLTARGPHTADAAPSGPYVVVIDLTGGKAGFPVDGRAGVTVITLGNHRGSAYRIRLDADGSADDRLPNQTFRLVVNAADRMTPSQAGRVARKLAGWSITGTIIDKSTRVQKKVATEWHQLVGAQTVEEVTPSRWRMFSDTDRDRLKIPFGHELKTGDIMHLDIKEGAEFGAGPHGMLIGTTGSGKSEFLRTLILSLAATHHPDQVNLLLTDFKGGSTFLGMEKLPHTAAVVTNMEEEAELVNRMGEVLTGELDRRQSILRQAGMQVGAAGALSGVAEYEKHRERGADLAPLPTLFVVVDEFAELLQNHPDFIALFDRICRVGRSLRVHLLLATQSLNTGGVRIDKLEPNLTYRIALRTTSSAESKAVIGTPEAQYITNKESGVGFLRVGMEDPVKFRSVYTGTNYVPASAITADGVVAPRVQTPSRVRIQPFTAAPMMDTSGVTS, encoded by the coding sequence ATGACGACGAAGAAATTCACCCCCATCATCAAGCGAGGCCCGCGGCTCACGCCGGGCGAGATCAACATCACCCCGCCCGATGACCTCGGGATCGACATCCCGCCGTCCGGGATCCAAAAGGCGTTGCCGTGGGTGATGGGCGGCGGCATGCTCGGGATGATCGCCATCATGATCTTCACCGGCATCCGGCAACTGTCGCCGTACATGCTGATGATGCCGCTGATGATGATCATGGCGACCGTGGGTTTCATGGCCGGCGGCGGTCCGGGTGGCAAGCGGGTGCCCGAGATCAACGCCGACCGTAAGGAATACCTGCGTTACCTGGCGGGCCTGCGGACCCGGGTGACGACGTCGGCTGCGGCGCAGGTGACATTCTTCAATTATCACGCGCCGCATCCCGAGGATTTGTTGTCGATCATCGGCACCAACCGGCAGTGGTCGCGCCAGGCCAATGCCGACTTCTTCGCGGCCACCCGGATCGGGATCGGTGCGGAGCCCGCGGTGGACCGGTTGCTCAAACCGGCGGTGGGAGGGGAGCTTTCCGGCCCGTCGGGTGCCCCGCAGCCGCATCTGGAACCCGTCAGCCACATGTGGCTCATCAAGTTCCTGCGCACCCACGGTCTGATTCATGACTGCCCGAAGCTGGTGCAGCTGAGGACCTTTCCGACCATCGCCATCGGAGGCGACGCCGAACGCGCGGCGGAACTGCTGACCGCGATGATCTGCCACCTGGCGGTGTTCCACCCGCCGGACCTGATGCAGATCCGGGTGCTCACCGACAACCCGGAGGACCCGAACTGGACTTGGCTGAAATGGCTTCCGCACGTTCAGCATCAGACCGATACCGACGCCGCCGGGCCGACCCGGCTGGTGTTCACCCGGCCCGACGGGCTGTCCGATCTCACCGCCCGCGGACCGCACACCGCAGACGCCGCACCCAGCGGTCCCTACGTCGTCGTCATCGATCTCACCGGCGGGAAGGCCGGCTTCCCGGTCGACGGGCGGGCCGGTGTCACGGTGATCACGCTGGGAAACCATCGCGGGTCGGCCTACCGGATCCGACTCGACGCCGACGGCAGTGCCGATGATCGGCTGCCCAACCAGACCTTCCGGTTGGTGGTCAACGCCGCCGATCGGATGACCCCGTCGCAGGCCGGGCGGGTGGCTCGCAAGCTGGCCGGGTGGTCGATCACCGGGACCATCATCGACAAGAGCACCCGGGTGCAGAAGAAGGTCGCCACCGAGTGGCATCAACTGGTCGGTGCACAGACCGTCGAGGAGGTGACGCCCTCGCGCTGGCGGATGTTCAGCGACACCGACCGGGATCGGCTGAAGATCCCGTTCGGCCACGAGCTCAAGACCGGGGACATCATGCACCTCGACATCAAGGAGGGCGCCGAATTCGGTGCCGGGCCGCACGGCATGCTGATCGGGACCACCGGCTCCGGAAAGTCGGAATTCCTTCGCACGCTCATTCTTTCGCTGGCGGCCACCCACCACCCGGATCAGGTGAATCTGCTGCTCACCGACTTCAAGGGTGGTTCCACCTTCCTCGGCATGGAGAAGCTGCCGCATACCGCGGCGGTGGTCACCAACATGGAGGAGGAAGCCGAGTTGGTGAACCGGATGGGCGAGGTGCTCACCGGTGAACTGGACCGGCGGCAGTCCATCCTGCGCCAGGCCGGTATGCAGGTCGGCGCGGCGGGTGCGCTGTCCGGGGTGGCCGAGTACGAGAAGCACCGGGAACGCGGGGCGGATCTGGCCCCGCTGCCCACCCTGTTCGTGGTGGTCGACGAGTTCGCCGAACTGCTGCAGAACCATCCGGACTTCATCGCGTTGTTCGACCGCATCTGCCGGGTGGGGCGGTCGCTGCGGGTGCATCTGCTGCTGGCCACCCAGTCACTCAACACCGGCGGGGTGCGCATCGACAAGCTCGAGCCGAACCTGACCTATCGAATTGCGCTGCGCACCACCAGCTCCGCGGAATCGAAGGCGGTCATCGGTACACCGGAGGCGCAGTACATCACCAATAAGGAAAGTGGCGTGGGCTTCCTGCGGGTCGGTATGGAGGACCCGGTGAAGTTCCGCAGCGTCTACACCGGCACCAACTACGTGCCGGCATCGGCCATCACCGCCGACGGTGTGGTGGCTCCGCGGGTGCAGACTCCCAGCAGGGTCAGGATTCAGCCGTTCACCGCGGCGCCGATGATGGACACCTCGGGGGTGACGTCGTGA
- the eccB gene encoding type VII secretion protein EccB — MAGFRLTTKVQVSGWRFLLRRVEHAIVRRDTRMFDDPLQFYSRAVMAGVVIAVIVCIGAALLAYFKPLGKRGADTLLVDRTTNQLYVLVPGSDDLRPVYNLTSARLVLGNAANPSAVKSEELNRMAKGQPIGIPGAPYATPVGAPTSSWSLCDTVIKPDSVAPEVETSVLVMPLSVDASVGPMKPSQGVLVSYQGRTWLVTDDGRHAIDLADRAITSAVGIPVTAKATPISAGLFNALPNVGPWQLPAVPSAGAPNTVGLPPNLVIGSVFKTITDNTEQRYVVLPDGVAKVNGTTAAALRATNSFGLITSPSVEASDVAAIPEQVFVSPLPDQPMDIRLRHDAPTLCWSWQREPGDQAPRQTIISGRHLPVPPSRLNSGIDQIAGDATVFIEGGQFIRLQSPDPRYGESLYYIDPQGVRYGLPNEDTAAALGLSGPQTAPWQVVSLLVDGPVLTKQAALLEHDTLPPDPNPRKVDAPGNNQMAAPGAPAPAAPGAPAAGLPAQAPGSPLPPEGAGG, encoded by the coding sequence ATGGCAGGCTTCCGGTTAACCACGAAGGTTCAGGTCAGCGGCTGGCGCTTCCTGCTGCGCCGGGTGGAACACGCCATCGTCCGGCGCGACACCCGGATGTTCGACGACCCGCTGCAGTTCTACAGCCGTGCGGTGATGGCCGGCGTCGTCATCGCCGTCATCGTCTGCATCGGGGCGGCGCTGCTCGCCTATTTCAAACCGCTGGGTAAGCGCGGTGCGGACACGCTGCTGGTCGATCGCACCACCAATCAGCTCTACGTGCTCGTTCCCGGCTCCGATGACCTGCGGCCGGTGTACAACCTGACCTCGGCGCGGCTGGTGCTCGGCAATGCCGCGAACCCGTCGGCGGTCAAGTCCGAGGAGCTCAACCGAATGGCCAAGGGTCAACCGATCGGCATCCCGGGTGCGCCGTACGCCACCCCGGTCGGGGCGCCGACCTCCTCGTGGTCGCTCTGCGACACGGTGATCAAGCCGGACAGCGTGGCTCCCGAGGTCGAGACGTCGGTGTTGGTGATGCCACTGTCGGTGGATGCATCGGTGGGACCGATGAAACCGAGCCAGGGCGTGCTGGTCTCCTATCAAGGCCGCACATGGCTGGTGACCGATGACGGACGGCATGCCATCGATCTCGCCGATCGGGCCATCACATCGGCGGTCGGCATCCCGGTCACGGCCAAGGCGACGCCGATCTCGGCGGGCCTGTTCAACGCTCTTCCCAATGTCGGGCCGTGGCAGCTGCCCGCGGTCCCCTCGGCGGGCGCCCCGAATACCGTCGGTCTGCCACCGAACCTGGTGATCGGGTCGGTCTTCAAGACCATCACCGACAACACCGAACAGCGCTATGTGGTGCTACCGGACGGGGTGGCCAAGGTGAACGGCACCACGGCCGCCGCGCTGCGGGCCACCAACTCCTTCGGACTCATCACCTCCCCGTCGGTGGAGGCCAGCGACGTCGCCGCCATCCCCGAGCAGGTGTTCGTCTCGCCGCTGCCCGACCAGCCGATGGACATCCGGTTGCGCCATGACGCGCCGACGCTGTGCTGGTCCTGGCAGCGGGAGCCGGGCGATCAGGCACCGCGCCAGACCATCATCAGCGGACGCCACCTGCCGGTCCCGCCGTCGCGGCTCAACAGTGGTATCGACCAGATCGCCGGTGACGCCACGGTGTTCATCGAGGGCGGTCAGTTCATCCGCTTGCAGTCACCGGACCCGCGCTACGGGGAGAGCCTGTACTACATCGACCCGCAGGGCGTGCGCTATGGGCTGCCGAACGAGGACACCGCGGCCGCCCTGGGCCTCAGCGGACCGCAGACCGCGCCCTGGCAGGTGGTCAGTCTGCTGGTCGACGGCCCGGTCCTGACCAAACAGGCTGCGCTGCTCGAACATGACACGCTGCCCCCGGATCCCAACCCGCGCAAGGTCGATGCCCCCGGGAACAACCAGATGGCCGCACCCGGGGCACCGGCGCCCGCCGCGCCGGGTGCGCCGGCCGCCGGGCTGCCCGCGCAAGCGCCGGGTTCCCCGTTGCCCCCCGAAGGAGCCGGCGGATGA
- the eccA gene encoding type VII secretion AAA-ATPase EccA: protein MTEHLASLFGTAVGMLPTAPARALELFTDITSADESACDAWVGRLRCGDTDRATLFRAWFSRNNFGQLAGAAEISMNSLGARIPIGGLYGDITYPVNSPLAITMAFAVREAAEGNFADAMEALDDAPAMGAEYLVSWIKAVVYGAAERWTDVIDEVRAAAGWPDKFLGAAAGVAHGVAVTNLGLFTEAERRLTESNSSPAGEACAPAIAWYLAMARRSQGNEDAAMALLEWLQATHPSPKVSAALKDPSYRLATTTAEKIAARTDPWDPGSVQADTSGREKLLADAQAELDRQIGLSRVKEQIEKYRAATQMAKVRAARGMKVAQQSKHMIFTGPPGTGKTTIARVVANILAGLGVIAEPKLVETSRKDFVAEYEGQSSVKTSRTIDRAVGGVLFIDEAYTLVQERDGRADPFGTEALDTLLARMENDRDRLVVIIAGYSADIDRLLETNDGLRSRFSTRVEFDSYSAQDIVEIAKVIAEANDSLLSDEAAKRVLDAATLLHDRSLNGKPALDIAGNGRYARQLVEAGEQSRDMRLARSLDIESLDVTQLSEISGEDMGAAIAAVHGRLNISE from the coding sequence ATGACTGAACATCTGGCAAGCCTGTTCGGCACCGCCGTCGGCATGCTGCCGACGGCGCCGGCTCGAGCACTGGAGTTGTTCACCGACATCACCTCCGCCGACGAGAGCGCCTGCGACGCCTGGGTGGGCCGGTTGCGCTGCGGGGACACCGACCGCGCCACGCTGTTCCGGGCGTGGTTCTCGCGGAACAACTTCGGCCAGCTGGCCGGTGCCGCCGAGATCTCGATGAACAGCCTGGGCGCCCGCATCCCGATCGGCGGGTTGTACGGCGACATCACCTACCCGGTGAACTCGCCGTTGGCGATCACCATGGCGTTCGCGGTGCGCGAAGCCGCCGAGGGCAACTTCGCCGATGCCATGGAGGCGCTCGACGACGCCCCGGCAATGGGTGCCGAATACCTGGTGTCCTGGATCAAGGCGGTCGTCTACGGCGCGGCCGAACGCTGGACCGACGTGATCGACGAGGTGCGCGCGGCGGCCGGCTGGCCCGACAAGTTCCTCGGCGCGGCAGCAGGTGTGGCGCACGGGGTGGCGGTCACCAACCTCGGATTGTTCACCGAGGCCGAGCGTCGGCTCACCGAATCGAACTCGTCCCCGGCCGGGGAGGCATGCGCGCCGGCCATCGCCTGGTACCTGGCGATGGCCCGGCGCAGCCAGGGCAACGAGGACGCCGCGATGGCGCTGCTGGAATGGCTGCAGGCCACCCATCCGTCACCGAAGGTGTCTGCCGCGCTGAAGGACCCGTCCTACCGGCTGGCCACCACGACCGCGGAGAAGATCGCCGCCCGGACCGACCCGTGGGATCCGGGAAGCGTGCAGGCCGACACCTCCGGCCGGGAGAAGTTGCTCGCCGATGCCCAGGCCGAGCTGGACCGCCAGATCGGCCTCAGCAGGGTCAAGGAGCAGATCGAGAAGTACCGCGCCGCAACGCAGATGGCTAAGGTCCGGGCGGCGCGCGGCATGAAGGTGGCCCAGCAGTCCAAGCACATGATCTTCACCGGCCCGCCCGGCACCGGGAAGACCACGATCGCCCGGGTGGTGGCCAACATCCTGGCCGGGCTCGGGGTGATCGCCGAGCCGAAGCTGGTGGAGACCTCCCGCAAGGACTTCGTGGCCGAGTACGAGGGCCAGTCCTCGGTCAAGACCTCACGCACCATCGACCGTGCGGTCGGGGGAGTGCTGTTCATCGACGAGGCGTACACGCTGGTGCAGGAGCGCGACGGGCGGGCCGATCCGTTCGGCACCGAGGCACTGGACACCTTGCTGGCCAGGATGGAGAACGACCGCGACCGGCTGGTGGTGATCATCGCCGGCTACAGCGCCGACATCGACCGGCTGCTGGAGACCAACGACGGCCTGCGATCGCGCTTTTCTACGCGGGTCGAGTTCGACTCCTATTCGGCGCAGGACATCGTCGAGATCGCCAAAGTGATTGCCGAAGCCAATGATTCATTGCTGAGCGACGAGGCGGCCAAACGCGTGCTCGACGCCGCCACACTGCTGCACGACCGGTCGCTCAACGGTAAGCCCGCGCTCGACATCGCCGGAAACGGCCGGTACGCCCGCCAGCTCGTGGAAGCCGGTGAGCAGAGCCGCGATATGCGGCTGGCCCGGTCGTTGGACATCGAAAGCCTCGACGTCACGCAGCTCAGCGAGATCAGCGGCGAGGACATGGGTGCCGCGATCGCCGCGGTGCACGGCCGGCTGAACATCAGCGAGTAG
- a CDS encoding ESX secretion-associated protein EspG, with translation MTSSFAGHGEPTHYDDVIAVEVTIDGMLVIADRLGLEEFPPSLGIRPNIPQPELRDKVWEKVADDLTNQGVLDIHGRPHPEVAAMADSLSRSDRMLEGRWWRRDVGGKMVRFVVCRKGDRHVIAARDGDLLVLQRVAPQVGLAGMVTAVMGVAEPADVEPMTGVSSRLAESRSPNQLAQFGIAPASARIYAEATANPSSWVEITATERHSGGTYTQADVAAGVLDSPSGRIVSIPRKVNGELFGSFLPGSQDNLQRALDELMTFLPAGAWFDAKSDSDYYYDGD, from the coding sequence ATGACCAGCTCCTTCGCCGGGCACGGCGAACCCACGCACTATGACGACGTGATCGCCGTCGAGGTGACCATCGACGGCATGCTGGTCATCGCGGACCGGCTCGGTCTCGAAGAGTTCCCGCCCTCGCTGGGTATCCGGCCCAACATCCCGCAGCCGGAGTTACGCGACAAGGTGTGGGAGAAGGTCGCCGACGACCTCACCAACCAGGGAGTCCTCGACATCCACGGCCGGCCCCATCCCGAGGTCGCGGCCATGGCCGACTCGTTGTCGCGCTCGGATCGCATGCTCGAGGGACGCTGGTGGCGCCGCGATGTGGGCGGGAAGATGGTCCGCTTCGTGGTCTGCCGCAAAGGTGATCGCCACGTCATCGCCGCCCGCGACGGTGATCTGCTGGTGCTGCAGCGGGTGGCACCGCAGGTCGGTCTGGCCGGGATGGTGACCGCGGTCATGGGTGTCGCCGAGCCCGCCGATGTCGAGCCGATGACCGGCGTGTCGAGTCGGCTCGCGGAATCGCGGTCGCCGAATCAGCTGGCGCAGTTCGGCATCGCCCCGGCCTCGGCGCGTATCTACGCCGAGGCGACAGCGAATCCGAGCAGTTGGGTGGAGATCACCGCGACCGAACGCCACTCCGGGGGCACCTACACCCAGGCCGATGTGGCGGCCGGGGTGCTCGACTCCCCGTCGGGCCGCATCGTGTCCATACCGCGCAAGGTCAACGGGGAGCTGTTCGGCAGCTTCCTGCCCGGCAGCCAGGACAACCTGCAGCGCGCTCTCGACGAACTGATGACGTTCCTGCCCGCCGGGGCCTGGTTCGACGCCAAATCCGACTCCGATTACTACTATGACGGCGACTAG
- a CDS encoding MinD/ParA family ATP-binding protein — MSDRDDALRRELGWTGPMESDCEPGADTGPIPAQRPAAPPAHRPAPARPPIPGPPPSRPPGPGQPYPPPPWPGHPGGQQPAGPPASYADRIPVHELVPVQRTPPGRGWRRWLFQASFGRINLGPSPDELRQAALEATIRGVLRGHYKIGVLGKGGVGKTTVSASVGSVFAELRQDDRVVAIDADTAFGKLGSRVDPRAVGSYWELASDQHLETFADIRSRVGNNAAGLFVLAGEGSPARRRVLDPAIYREATARLDRYFSISIVDCSSTMDSPVTQEVLRDLDALIVVSSPWVDGAAAAGQTMDWLANRGLTSLLQRTVVVLNDSDGHADKRTRGILAQQFSGQGQTVVEVPFDGQLRPGGVIAGTRVMSAPTRRKFLEIAAALAAHFPVGDDRSRERF; from the coding sequence GTGAGCGACCGCGATGACGCACTGCGCCGTGAGCTCGGATGGACGGGCCCGATGGAGTCCGATTGCGAGCCCGGCGCGGACACCGGCCCCATCCCGGCACAGCGGCCCGCAGCGCCGCCGGCACACCGCCCGGCGCCGGCGCGGCCCCCGATCCCGGGGCCACCGCCATCCCGGCCGCCCGGTCCGGGCCAGCCGTACCCTCCACCACCGTGGCCCGGGCATCCCGGTGGCCAGCAGCCGGCGGGCCCGCCGGCGTCGTATGCCGACCGCATCCCGGTCCACGAGTTGGTGCCGGTCCAGCGGACCCCGCCCGGCCGGGGCTGGCGGCGGTGGTTGTTCCAGGCGTCCTTCGGTCGGATCAATCTGGGCCCGTCGCCCGACGAGCTGCGCCAGGCCGCGTTGGAGGCGACCATTCGCGGCGTGCTGCGCGGGCACTACAAGATCGGCGTTCTCGGTAAGGGTGGGGTCGGAAAGACCACGGTATCGGCCAGTGTGGGTTCGGTTTTCGCCGAACTTCGCCAGGACGACCGGGTGGTGGCCATCGATGCGGACACCGCCTTCGGCAAGCTCGGCAGCCGGGTGGATCCGCGGGCCGTCGGGTCCTATTGGGAGCTGGCCTCCGACCAGCACCTGGAGACGTTCGCCGATATCCGAAGCCGGGTGGGTAACAACGCCGCCGGTCTGTTCGTGCTGGCCGGGGAGGGCTCACCGGCACGCCGACGGGTGCTAGACCCCGCGATCTACCGGGAGGCCACCGCCCGGCTGGACCGGTACTTCAGCATCTCGATCGTCGACTGCAGCTCCACCATGGACAGCCCGGTCACCCAGGAGGTGTTACGTGACCTCGACGCGTTGATCGTGGTGTCCTCGCCGTGGGTCGACGGCGCCGCGGCAGCCGGGCAGACGATGGACTGGCTGGCCAACCGCGGACTGACCAGCCTGTTGCAACGCACCGTCGTGGTGCTCAACGACTCCGACGGGCACGCCGACAAGCGCACCCGCGGCATCCTGGCCCAGCAGTTCTCCGGCCAGGGTCAGACGGTGGTCGAGGTGCCCTTCGACGGTCAGCTGCGCCCGGGTGGGGTGATCGCCGGGACCCGGGTGATGTCGGCACCGACCCGGCGCAAGTTCCTGGAGATCGCCGCCGCGCTGGCCGCGCATTTCCCGGTCGGCGACGACCGCAGCCGGGAGCGCTTCTGA
- a CDS encoding WhiB family transcriptional regulator: protein MNALGVDGLPVGECTRNPDLWTNTEDEQAKAICRTCPRRWACAREACELPRAEGIWAGIAIPEGGRGRTFALRQLRSLAERNGYPVRMRRLWLESA, encoded by the coding sequence ATGAATGCACTGGGCGTGGACGGACTGCCGGTCGGTGAATGCACCCGCAATCCCGACCTGTGGACCAACACCGAAGACGAGCAGGCCAAGGCGATCTGCCGGACGTGTCCGCGGCGCTGGGCATGTGCGCGGGAGGCCTGCGAGCTGCCCCGCGCGGAGGGGATCTGGGCCGGCATCGCCATCCCCGAAGGCGGCCGCGGCCGGACCTTCGCGTTGCGCCAACTGCGCTCGCTGGCTGAGCGCAACGGGTATCCGGTGCGCATGCGCCGACTCTGGCTGGAATCCGCCTGA
- a CDS encoding pirin family protein, with the protein MSNADPAPDEVDCRASRFAGVLQAREVPLGGPRAMRVRRTLPARQRSMIGAWCFADHYGPHDVADAAGMDVPPHPHTGLQTVSWLFQGEIEHRDSAGVHAMVRPGELNLMTAGAGICHSEVSTPAATTLHGVQLWVALPDSDRHTGRDFAHHVPEPAAVDAATLRVFLGELAGSRSPVRTFTPLLGAQVDIHPRATLRVDVDPAFEHGILLDDGDVEVGGTVLQRADLAYQSPGWDRLEIVNRGAAPARLILLGGPPFPESLLMWWNFVGRSHDEIAEYRAQWQAGDDRFGAVTGYRGAVPRLPAPGLPNARLKPRER; encoded by the coding sequence GTGAGCAACGCCGATCCCGCGCCCGACGAAGTCGACTGTCGCGCATCGCGATTCGCCGGTGTCCTGCAGGCGCGCGAGGTACCGCTCGGCGGCCCCCGCGCCATGCGGGTGCGGCGCACCCTGCCGGCCAGGCAACGCTCCATGATCGGCGCCTGGTGCTTCGCCGACCATTACGGCCCCCACGATGTCGCCGATGCGGCCGGGATGGATGTGCCTCCGCACCCGCATACCGGATTGCAAACGGTGAGTTGGCTTTTCCAGGGCGAGATCGAGCACCGCGACAGTGCGGGCGTGCACGCGATGGTGCGCCCCGGCGAGCTCAACCTGATGACCGCCGGCGCCGGGATCTGCCACTCCGAGGTGTCGACTCCGGCCGCCACCACCCTGCACGGGGTGCAGCTGTGGGTCGCCCTGCCCGACTCCGATCGCCATACCGGCCGCGACTTCGCCCACCACGTCCCCGAGCCCGCCGCCGTCGACGCAGCCACGTTGCGGGTGTTTCTCGGTGAACTGGCCGGCAGCCGTTCACCGGTGCGGACCTTCACCCCGCTGCTCGGCGCGCAGGTCGACATCCACCCGCGCGCGACCCTGCGGGTGGATGTCGACCCGGCCTTCGAGCACGGCATCCTGCTCGACGACGGCGACGTCGAGGTGGGCGGCACCGTGCTGCAGCGCGCCGATCTGGCCTACCAGTCGCCCGGCTGGGATCGGTTGGAGATCGTCAACCGCGGCGCCGCACCGGCCCGGCTCATCCTGCTGGGCGGGCCGCCGTTCCCCGAATCCCTGCTGATGTGGTGGAACTTCGTCGGCCGCAGCCACGACGAAATCGCCGAGTACCGCGCGCAATGGCAGGCCGGTGACGACAGATTCGGCGCGGTCACCGGATACCGCGGTGCGGTCCCCCGACTCCCTGCCCCGGGACTGCCCAACGCTAGGCTCAAACCTCGTGAGCGCTGA
- a CDS encoding GNAT family N-acetyltransferase produces MSADQSAAVVTPGETRFTIALDGRQVGLIDFHDRDGVRVFTHTEIDPAFGGRGLGTQLVSETVAATRAAGLTIESYCSMVTQYLAKHPEPRE; encoded by the coding sequence GTGAGCGCTGACCAGAGTGCGGCCGTGGTGACCCCCGGCGAGACCCGGTTCACCATCGCGCTGGACGGCCGGCAGGTGGGATTGATCGACTTCCACGACCGTGACGGCGTGCGGGTGTTCACCCATACCGAGATCGATCCGGCGTTCGGCGGTCGCGGGCTGGGCACCCAGCTGGTGTCGGAGACCGTCGCCGCCACCCGCGCCGCCGGCCTGACCATCGAGTCCTACTGCTCGATGGTCACCCAGTACCTCGCCAAGCACCCCGAGCCCCGGGAGTGA
- a CDS encoding thioesterase family protein, with protein MTPYYTVDGDAFIPTDIARGPWGATISGNILGGLLGFVIDRDFGDPELQPARLTVDLFRPAALAALTVRTEVIRAGRRIKVVDAHAVQDGVLVARASVVLLRRGPEAPVGIWTSPVEIPDPPDHLPGDAPMRLVAHGAGASADLTAWRHTGPKHIWVHNAAPLVEGQPMTPFTRAAMAGDVVSSLTHFGPDGLLYINADYTLTLSRLPESDEIGLSALTHYSDAGVATGTATLFDRSGPIGSGVATALLSPGFAPPDH; from the coding sequence GTGACGCCGTACTACACCGTCGACGGCGACGCCTTCATCCCCACCGACATTGCGCGGGGCCCGTGGGGCGCGACCATCAGCGGCAACATCCTGGGCGGCCTGCTCGGCTTCGTCATCGACCGAGATTTCGGTGACCCCGAGCTACAACCGGCCCGACTGACCGTCGACCTGTTCCGGCCGGCCGCGCTGGCGGCGTTGACCGTCCGCACCGAGGTGATCCGCGCCGGGCGCCGGATCAAAGTCGTTGACGCCCATGCCGTTCAGGACGGCGTGCTGGTGGCCAGGGCCAGCGTGGTGCTGCTGCGCCGCGGGCCGGAGGCGCCGGTGGGGATCTGGACCTCGCCCGTCGAAATCCCCGACCCGCCCGATCACCTGCCCGGCGACGCACCGATGCGGTTGGTGGCCCACGGTGCGGGTGCCAGTGCGGACCTGACCGCCTGGCGGCACACCGGACCCAAACACATCTGGGTGCACAACGCCGCCCCGCTGGTCGAGGGCCAGCCGATGACACCGTTCACCCGGGCCGCGATGGCCGGGGACGTGGTCAGCTCGCTCACCCATTTCGGGCCCGACGGGTTGCTCTATATCAATGCCGACTACACCCTGACGCTCAGCCGCTTGCCCGAGAGCGACGAGATCGGGCTCAGCGCGCTGACGCACTACAGCGATGCGGGTGTGGCGACCGGGACCGCAACCTTGTTCGACCGGTCCGGGCCCATCGGCAGCGGTGTGGCCACCGCGTTACTGAGCCCCGGATTCGCCCCGCCCGATCACTGA
- a CDS encoding pyridoxamine 5'-phosphate oxidase family protein, translated as MGTNQRATIVMADDEITEFIDRSRTATMATVLPSGRPHLVAMWYAVLDGDIWFETKAKSQKAVNLRRDPTITVMIEDGLTYDTLRGVSIDGTAEIIDDPETNLRVGISVWERYTGPYSEDMKPFVDQMMNNRICVRVRETRRRSWDHRKLGMPAMPVGGSTAQYLNQ; from the coding sequence ATGGGAACCAATCAGCGCGCCACGATCGTGATGGCCGATGACGAGATCACCGAGTTCATCGACCGCAGCCGCACCGCCACCATGGCCACGGTGCTGCCCAGCGGCCGGCCCCATCTGGTGGCCATGTGGTACGCCGTCCTCGACGGCGACATCTGGTTCGAGACCAAGGCCAAGTCGCAGAAGGCGGTCAACCTGCGCCGCGACCCGACCATCACCGTGATGATCGAGGACGGCCTGACCTACGACACGCTGCGCGGTGTCTCGATCGACGGCACCGCCGAGATCATCGACGACCCGGAGACCAATCTGCGAGTCGGGATCAGCGTGTGGGAGCGCTACACCGGGCCCTACTCCGAGGACATGAAACCGTTCGTCGATCAGATGATGAACAACCGGATCTGCGTCCGGGTGCGCGAAACCCGGCGGCGCAGTTGGGATCACCGCAAACTCGGGATGCCGGCGATGCCGGTCGGCGGCAGTACCGCGCAGTACCTGAATCAGTGA